A window of Streptomyces armeniacus contains these coding sequences:
- a CDS encoding 3-oxoacyl-ACP reductase, which translates to MADRYLHWTRTGPGRFLSRRLGLPQPARLHRWSAERPVLEGGPLLHLTAGRTACDGAALAAALGGCGLPVRTKTADTSRPETHFSAVVLDATGIRSAAELGEVHSALHPVVRSLAANGRVVLLGSVPAPDDHHQAAAQQALEGFVRSLGKELTKGCTAQLVRVRVAPGAHGEAHAGTVRTGALESTLHFLLSPKSAYVSGQSITVDPSLPTAAAVPEAGDGHSGGRTSGDRRAAGPARPLAGRTALVTGAARGIGAAVAETLARDGAHVVCLDVPQSEPELSALAERLGGSALPMDIGTPFAGADIAAALPSGGLDVLVQNAGITRDRRLANMSAERWRSVLDINLAAVLRTTDHLLGSGAVRAGGRIVATASIAGIAGNTGQTNYAASKAGVAGMVRSLAPRAAAEHGVTVNAVAPGFIETRMTAAVPFFVREAGRRMNSLSQGGLPADVAETVAWFAHPGSGGVNGQVVRVCGQSLLGA; encoded by the coding sequence ATGGCCGACCGCTACCTTCATTGGACCCGTACGGGTCCCGGCCGCTTCCTCTCCCGACGCCTCGGCCTCCCCCAGCCCGCGCGGCTCCACCGCTGGTCGGCGGAGCGGCCCGTACTGGAAGGGGGTCCGCTGCTGCACCTCACCGCCGGACGTACGGCATGCGACGGCGCTGCGCTCGCAGCGGCGCTCGGCGGGTGCGGGCTGCCGGTCCGCACCAAAACCGCCGATACGTCCCGACCGGAAACCCACTTCTCCGCCGTGGTCCTGGACGCTACGGGTATTCGGTCCGCAGCGGAACTCGGGGAGGTGCACAGCGCCCTCCATCCCGTCGTACGCAGCCTCGCGGCGAACGGCCGCGTGGTGCTCCTGGGCAGCGTCCCCGCCCCGGACGACCACCACCAGGCGGCGGCCCAGCAGGCGTTGGAGGGGTTCGTACGGTCACTGGGCAAGGAGCTGACGAAGGGGTGCACGGCGCAGCTCGTACGCGTACGGGTGGCGCCCGGCGCGCACGGCGAGGCGCACGCCGGCACCGTGCGTACGGGCGCCCTGGAGTCCACCCTGCACTTCCTCCTCTCCCCCAAGTCGGCCTACGTCAGCGGCCAGTCGATCACCGTGGACCCCTCGCTCCCCACGGCCGCCGCCGTACCGGAGGCAGGCGACGGGCACTCCGGCGGCCGGACCTCCGGCGACCGGCGAGCGGCCGGTCCGGCGCGCCCGCTGGCCGGCCGTACGGCGCTGGTGACCGGAGCGGCGCGCGGCATCGGCGCGGCCGTCGCGGAGACGCTGGCGCGGGACGGCGCGCACGTCGTCTGCCTCGACGTGCCGCAGTCCGAACCGGAACTGTCGGCCCTCGCCGAACGGCTCGGCGGCAGCGCGCTCCCGATGGACATCGGCACGCCCTTCGCGGGCGCCGACATCGCCGCCGCTCTCCCCTCCGGCGGCCTGGACGTGCTCGTACAGAACGCCGGCATCACCCGCGACCGGCGCCTCGCCAACATGTCCGCCGAACGCTGGCGTTCCGTACTGGACATCAACCTCGCCGCCGTGCTGCGCACCACCGACCACCTGCTCGGCTCCGGCGCGGTGCGCGCGGGCGGCCGTATCGTCGCCACCGCCTCCATCGCGGGCATCGCCGGGAACACCGGCCAGACCAACTACGCGGCGAGCAAGGCCGGCGTTGCCGGCATGGTCCGCTCGCTGGCGCCGCGCGCCGCCGCGGAGCACGGCGTCACCGTGAACGCCGTCGCGCCCGGCTTCATCGAGACCCGGATGACGGCCGCCGTCCCCTTCTTCGTCCGCGAGGCGGGCCGCCGCATGAACTCCCTATCCCAGGGCGGCCTTCCGGCCGACGTCGCGGAGACCGTCGCGTGGTTCGCGCATCCCGGCTCCGGCGGGGTGAACGGGCAGGTCGTCCGCGTCTGCGGACAGAGCCTTCTGGGGGCGTGA
- a CDS encoding MaoC/PaaZ C-terminal domain-containing protein has protein sequence MLATTLAKGALGSLRKRGPYDGARLPAGQLVLSGARVDHGKLAAYADVCGFTPPVTPPARALLPATYPHVLGFPLAMRLMADPAFPFPLLGLVHTGIEITQHRALRAADRPELRVRAEGLAPHRRGSRFDVLTEAWLDGTEVWRSRSTYLYRHRRAPDEGARNGRTDAEHGDEGHRDAEHRTEAARAEPLPVRAEWALPGSLGRRYAAASGDRNPIHLHPLTARPFGFRRAIAHGMWLVARCLAEAQNTGGTGTGGTGTGSAGSAEQLALSAEFRAPVLLPATVAYGERNGSFELRGAPTGAGTAGGEPPLHLSGRVSSGRPSSGSPGPPSRSS, from the coding sequence ATGCTCGCCACCACCCTCGCGAAAGGCGCGCTCGGCTCCCTGCGCAAGCGCGGACCGTACGACGGCGCACGGCTGCCCGCCGGGCAACTGGTGCTCAGCGGGGCGCGCGTGGACCACGGCAAGCTCGCGGCGTACGCGGACGTCTGCGGCTTCACGCCTCCCGTGACACCCCCGGCGCGGGCCTTGCTGCCCGCCACCTATCCGCACGTTCTGGGCTTTCCGCTGGCCATGCGGCTCATGGCCGACCCCGCGTTCCCGTTCCCGCTGCTCGGCCTGGTGCACACGGGCATCGAGATCACCCAGCACAGGGCACTGCGCGCGGCGGACCGCCCGGAACTCCGGGTACGTGCGGAGGGGTTGGCGCCGCACCGCAGGGGCAGCAGGTTCGACGTGCTGACGGAGGCGTGGCTGGACGGTACGGAGGTGTGGCGCTCACGCAGCACCTACCTGTACCGGCACCGGCGCGCCCCCGACGAGGGCGCGCGGAACGGCCGTACGGACGCGGAGCACGGTGACGAGGGCCACCGTGACGCGGAGCACCGTACGGAGGCCGCGCGCGCCGAGCCGCTCCCCGTACGCGCCGAGTGGGCGCTGCCGGGCAGCCTGGGGCGCCGCTACGCGGCGGCGTCCGGCGACCGCAACCCGATCCACCTGCACCCGCTCACCGCCCGCCCGTTCGGCTTCCGGCGGGCCATCGCGCACGGCATGTGGCTGGTCGCGCGCTGCCTCGCGGAAGCGCAGAACACCGGGGGCACGGGCACCGGAGGCACCGGCACCGGGAGCGCGGGGAGCGCCGAACAGCTCGCCCTCTCGGCGGAGTTCCGTGCCCCCGTGCTGCTCCCCGCCACCGTCGCCTACGGCGAGCGGAACGGCTCGTTCGAGCTACGTGGCGCGCCCACCGGAGCGGGCACGGCCGGCGGCGAGCCGCCTCTGCACCTCAGCGGCCGGGTGTCCAGCGGGCGCCCTTCATCAGGTTCTCCAGGCCCGCCCAGCAGAAGTTCATGA
- a CDS encoding TetR/AcrR family transcriptional regulator, with product MLDAAVEGFARYGYRAASMDDIAEAAGVSKPLVYQYLKSKEELFTACIQREAAALVAAVRASTEDGAGWVSADRRLWNGLCAFFAHTAAHPHGWVVLHQQARTQGEPFAREVAVLRTEITDLVTSLIGKAARDAGCADDVLAEREVSGLAHALVGAAESLADWANSRQEDAPSAKETAATLMNFCWAGLENLMKGARWTPGR from the coding sequence ATGCTCGACGCGGCGGTCGAGGGATTCGCGCGGTACGGCTACCGCGCCGCGTCCATGGACGACATAGCGGAGGCGGCGGGGGTCTCGAAGCCGCTGGTCTACCAGTATCTGAAGTCGAAGGAAGAGCTGTTCACCGCGTGCATACAGCGCGAGGCCGCCGCGCTGGTCGCGGCCGTGCGCGCGAGCACCGAGGACGGCGCCGGCTGGGTGTCCGCCGACCGGCGGCTGTGGAACGGCCTGTGCGCCTTCTTCGCGCACACCGCCGCCCACCCGCACGGCTGGGTGGTGCTGCACCAGCAGGCCCGTACGCAGGGGGAGCCGTTCGCGCGCGAGGTCGCCGTGCTGCGTACGGAGATCACGGACCTGGTGACCTCGCTGATCGGGAAGGCGGCGCGGGACGCGGGCTGCGCGGACGACGTGCTGGCGGAACGGGAGGTGTCCGGGCTGGCGCACGCGCTGGTCGGGGCCGCCGAGTCGCTCGCCGACTGGGCCAACAGCCGCCAGGAGGACGCGCCTTCGGCGAAGGAGACGGCGGCCACGCTCATGAACTTCTGCTGGGCGGGCCTGGAGAACCTGATGAAGGGCGCCCGCTGGACACCCGGCCGCTGA
- a CDS encoding dicarboxylate/amino acid:cation symporter, which yields MSVSTDTSASAAPAPARVRIPKVPFWAQILGGLVLGVLLGWAARHWEIDWLGTTLTKIGETFVQLLKLAVAPLVFFAIVISITNLRKVSNAARLATRTLLWFMATSLIAVAIGLAIGLLTNPGSGTGLSARDGAEPEEKGSWLDFLTGIVPTDVITPFTELNVLQIVFMAAVAGIAALRLGPKAEPLLTLGEAVLALLQKALWWIIRLAPLGSLGLIGTAIKDYGWNLISQYATFTADIYIGCAIVMFGVYPLLLATVAKVNPVQFFRGAWPAIQLGFVSRSSVGTMPLTQKVTERLGVPKEYASFAVPFGSTTKMDGCASIYPAIAAIFVAQIFGIDLGVGDYLLIAFVSVIGSAATAGLTGATVMLTLTLSTLGLPLAGVGLLLAIDPILDMMRTATNVAGQALIPVLVSAREKILDLEAFNSAKSFSLDDLERDEARSARTPDGDRDSDGDRDRDAAGEGAQPLPA from the coding sequence GTGTCCGTGTCCACTGATACGTCCGCGTCCGCCGCGCCCGCACCCGCGCGTGTACGCATACCCAAGGTCCCGTTCTGGGCCCAGATCCTGGGCGGTCTCGTGCTGGGCGTCCTGCTCGGCTGGGCCGCCCGGCACTGGGAGATCGACTGGCTCGGGACCACCCTGACGAAGATCGGCGAAACGTTCGTACAGCTGCTGAAGCTGGCCGTCGCGCCCCTCGTCTTCTTCGCGATCGTCATCTCCATCACCAACCTGCGGAAGGTGTCCAACGCCGCACGGCTCGCCACCCGCACGCTGCTCTGGTTCATGGCCACGTCGCTGATCGCCGTTGCGATCGGCCTCGCCATCGGCCTGCTCACCAACCCGGGTTCGGGCACCGGGCTCAGCGCCCGTGACGGCGCCGAACCGGAAGAGAAGGGCAGCTGGCTGGACTTCCTCACCGGCATCGTGCCGACGGATGTCATCACGCCGTTCACCGAGCTCAACGTCCTGCAGATCGTGTTCATGGCCGCCGTGGCGGGCATCGCCGCGCTCCGGCTGGGGCCCAAGGCGGAACCGCTGCTGACGCTCGGCGAGGCCGTGCTCGCGCTGCTCCAGAAGGCGCTGTGGTGGATCATCCGGCTCGCGCCGCTCGGTTCGCTCGGCCTGATCGGCACCGCGATCAAGGACTACGGCTGGAACCTCATCAGCCAGTACGCGACCTTCACCGCCGACATCTACATCGGCTGCGCCATCGTCATGTTCGGCGTCTACCCGCTGCTGCTGGCCACCGTCGCCAAGGTCAACCCGGTGCAGTTCTTCCGGGGCGCCTGGCCCGCGATCCAGCTGGGCTTCGTCTCCCGCTCGTCGGTCGGCACCATGCCGCTGACGCAGAAGGTGACCGAACGCCTCGGGGTGCCGAAGGAGTACGCGTCGTTCGCCGTGCCGTTCGGCTCCACCACCAAGATGGACGGCTGCGCCTCCATCTACCCGGCGATCGCCGCGATCTTCGTCGCCCAGATCTTCGGCATCGACCTCGGCGTCGGCGACTACCTCCTGATCGCCTTCGTCTCGGTGATCGGCTCCGCCGCCACGGCGGGCCTGACCGGCGCCACCGTGATGCTCACGCTGACCCTCTCCACGCTGGGCCTCCCGCTGGCGGGCGTCGGTCTGCTGCTGGCCATCGACCCGATCCTGGACATGATGCGGACGGCGACGAACGTCGCCGGGCAGGCGCTCATCCCGGTGCTCGTGTCGGCCCGCGAGAAGATCCTGGACCTGGAGGCGTTCAACAGCGCCAAGAGCTTCAGCCTGGACGATCTGGAACGGGACGAGGCGCGGTCCGCGCGTACGCCGGACGGCGACCGCGACAGCGACGGTGACCGCGACCGCGACGCCGCCGGGGAGGGCGCGCAGCCGCTGCCCGCCTGA
- a CDS encoding DUF4229 domain-containing protein encodes MSSTSHATLRYTTMRLGIFVGCLVLVAVLAYAGILPEGIGDSNPLWIFLLALVISAPLSFVLLRGQRDAMAQQLAGGVDKAKGKLAANRSMEDDAQDASGGGTGGGTADESPRTA; translated from the coding sequence GTGAGCAGCACCTCACACGCAACGCTCCGCTACACCACCATGCGGCTGGGCATCTTTGTCGGCTGCCTCGTCCTCGTCGCGGTGCTGGCGTACGCCGGAATCCTGCCCGAGGGCATCGGCGACTCCAACCCGCTGTGGATCTTCCTGCTGGCCCTGGTGATCTCCGCGCCGCTCAGCTTCGTCCTGCTGCGCGGGCAGCGGGACGCGATGGCACAGCAGCTGGCCGGCGGAGTGGACAAGGCGAAGGGGAAGCTGGCCGCGAACCGCAGCATGGAGGACGACGCACAGGACGCGTCCGGGGGCGGTACGGGCGGCGGTACGGCGGACGAGTCGCCGCGTACGGCGTGA
- a CDS encoding GNAT family N-acetyltransferase translates to MTLRFVSGPPLEPRVTEGITALWADVVNAGGAVGFVPPVTREDVRPELLRYLNGMAEGSVRLVAGFDERGEVAATAFLTLNSHRLMRHWVWLYTVMVHPSLQGTGTGRELMAAAADAARDLEGVRGIRLTMRGGRGTERFYASCGYKEVGRVPDAIRVADGEYEDDVTMWMTLH, encoded by the coding sequence ATGACCCTCCGCTTCGTCTCCGGGCCGCCGCTGGAACCACGCGTCACCGAGGGCATCACCGCCCTCTGGGCGGACGTCGTGAACGCCGGCGGCGCGGTCGGCTTCGTACCGCCGGTGACGCGGGAGGACGTACGGCCGGAGCTGCTGCGGTATCTGAACGGGATGGCCGAGGGCAGCGTCCGGCTGGTGGCCGGGTTCGACGAGCGCGGCGAGGTCGCCGCGACGGCCTTCCTGACGCTCAACTCCCACCGGCTGATGCGGCACTGGGTGTGGCTGTACACCGTGATGGTGCACCCGTCCCTGCAGGGCACCGGCACCGGACGGGAGTTGATGGCCGCCGCGGCGGACGCGGCCCGCGACCTCGAGGGGGTCCGGGGCATCCGGCTCACGATGCGCGGCGGACGCGGGACGGAACGTTTCTACGCCTCCTGCGGCTACAAGGAGGTCGGCCGCGTGCCGGACGCGATCAGGGTGGCCGACGGCGAGTACGAGGACGATGTCACCATGTGGATGACACTCCACTGA
- the mqnE gene encoding aminofutalosine synthase MqnE — MDAGLKRELEEKVRSGQRLTREDGIALYESDDLAWLGGLAHEVRTEKNGDVVHFNVNRHLNMTNVCTASCAYCSFQRKPGEKDAYTMRIEEAVRLAKAMEGENLTELHIVNGLHPTLPWRYYPRSLSALKEALPDSVSLKAFTATEIHHFETISGLDASEILDELIDAGLESLTGGGAEIFDWEVRQHIVDHATHWEDWSRIHRLAHQKGLKTPSTMLYGHIEEPRHRVDHVLRLRELQDETGGFQVFIPLRYQHDFVDMQDGKVRNRLQARTTMASGAEALKTFAVSRLLFDNVPHVKVFWVMHGVQTAQLALQHGADDMDGSVVEYKITHDADNFGTPDKLTREDLLDLIRDAGFRPMERNTRYEIIREYDGPDPDRRESPQPMRV; from the coding sequence ATGGACGCTGGACTCAAGCGCGAGCTGGAGGAGAAGGTCCGTTCCGGGCAGCGGCTGACCCGCGAGGACGGCATCGCCCTCTACGAGTCCGACGACCTCGCCTGGCTTGGCGGCCTCGCCCACGAGGTGCGTACGGAGAAGAACGGCGACGTCGTCCACTTCAACGTCAACCGGCACCTCAACATGACCAACGTGTGCACGGCGTCCTGCGCCTACTGCTCGTTCCAGCGCAAGCCGGGCGAGAAGGACGCGTACACGATGCGCATCGAGGAAGCGGTGCGGCTGGCCAAGGCCATGGAGGGGGAGAACCTCACCGAGCTGCACATCGTCAACGGCCTCCACCCGACGCTCCCGTGGCGCTACTACCCGCGGTCGCTCAGCGCCCTCAAGGAGGCGCTGCCGGACTCGGTGTCGCTGAAGGCCTTCACGGCGACGGAGATCCACCACTTCGAGACGATCTCCGGGCTGGACGCGAGCGAGATCCTGGACGAACTGATCGACGCGGGCCTGGAGTCGCTCACCGGCGGCGGCGCCGAGATCTTCGACTGGGAGGTCCGCCAGCACATCGTGGACCACGCCACCCACTGGGAGGACTGGTCGCGCATCCACCGGCTCGCGCACCAGAAGGGCCTCAAGACGCCCAGCACGATGCTGTACGGGCACATCGAGGAGCCCCGGCACCGCGTCGACCACGTCCTGCGGCTGCGTGAACTCCAGGACGAGACGGGCGGCTTCCAGGTCTTCATCCCGCTGCGCTACCAGCACGACTTCGTGGACATGCAGGACGGCAAGGTACGCAACCGGCTCCAGGCGCGTACGACCATGGCCAGCGGCGCCGAGGCGCTGAAGACCTTCGCCGTGTCCCGGCTGCTGTTCGACAACGTGCCGCACGTGAAGGTGTTCTGGGTCATGCACGGCGTGCAGACCGCTCAGCTGGCGCTGCAGCACGGCGCGGACGACATGGACGGCTCGGTCGTCGAGTACAAGATCACGCACGACGCGGACAACTTCGGCACCCCCGACAAGCTCACCCGCGAGGACCTGCTCGACCTGATCCGAGACGCGGGCTTCCGCCCGATGGAGCGGAACACGCGCTACGAGATCATCCGCGAGTACGACGGGCCCGACCCGGACCGCCGTGAGTCGCCCCAGCCGATGCGGGTGTGA
- a CDS encoding Lrp/AsnC family transcriptional regulator — MDAVDRQLIQALRENGRASYAELGRLVGLSGPSVTDRINRLEAAGVITGYRATVHAPSLGLGVTALIGIQLSDAVDHEEVASRLRDLAEIEDCWFIAGDDSFMLKVRAGDIDDLERVIRRLSGTKGVSRTRTTMVLSTKWENRVGELPEDA, encoded by the coding sequence ATGGACGCGGTGGACAGGCAGCTCATCCAGGCGCTGCGCGAGAACGGCAGAGCGTCGTACGCCGAGCTGGGCCGGCTCGTCGGCCTCTCCGGCCCCAGCGTGACCGACCGCATCAACCGGCTGGAGGCGGCGGGCGTCATCACCGGCTACCGCGCCACCGTCCACGCCCCCTCGCTGGGCCTCGGCGTCACCGCGCTGATCGGCATCCAGCTCTCGGACGCAGTGGACCACGAGGAGGTCGCGTCGCGGCTGCGGGACCTCGCGGAGATCGAGGACTGCTGGTTCATCGCGGGTGACGACTCGTTCATGCTCAAGGTGCGGGCGGGCGACATCGACGATCTGGAACGCGTCATCCGGCGGCTGTCCGGGACGAAGGGCGTGTCCCGCACGCGTACGACGATGGTGCTCTCCACCAAGTGGGAGAACCGCGTCGGCGAGCTGCCCGAGGACGCGTAG
- a CDS encoding UbiX family flavin prenyltransferase has product MNSSQRRPWVVGVSGASGTPYAAAVLRALLHAGEAVDLVVSRAARLTVLDETGHPFRDAHAADDLHRWLARGADGTPDAYDPDVSGVRHWPAGDLAAGPSSGSYPVRGMLIVPASTECVAGVALGLSKDLLQRTAAVTLKERRPLVVAVRETPLTGTTLRHLVTLDEAGAVVLPTSPAFYAGARGIQDLVDFVAGRALDAVAVPHKLYRRWDPTADRTTQDRSTPDGSPADRTTLERTRGTGGPMP; this is encoded by the coding sequence GTGAATTCCAGCCAGCGCCGCCCCTGGGTGGTAGGTGTGTCCGGCGCGTCCGGAACGCCCTACGCCGCCGCCGTCCTCCGCGCGCTGCTGCACGCCGGGGAAGCTGTGGACCTGGTCGTGAGCCGGGCCGCCCGGCTGACCGTCCTGGACGAGACGGGCCACCCGTTCCGCGACGCCCACGCCGCCGACGACCTGCACCGCTGGCTCGCCCGCGGCGCGGACGGCACCCCCGACGCGTACGACCCGGACGTCAGCGGCGTACGCCACTGGCCCGCCGGCGACCTGGCCGCGGGGCCGTCCTCGGGCTCGTATCCGGTGCGCGGCATGCTGATCGTGCCGGCGAGCACCGAGTGCGTCGCCGGTGTCGCGCTCGGGCTGTCGAAGGACCTGCTCCAGCGCACCGCCGCCGTCACGCTGAAGGAGCGGCGGCCGCTCGTGGTCGCCGTCCGCGAGACCCCGCTGACCGGCACGACCCTGCGGCACCTCGTCACGCTCGACGAGGCCGGGGCCGTCGTGCTGCCGACCTCGCCCGCGTTCTACGCCGGCGCGCGGGGCATCCAGGACCTCGTCGACTTCGTGGCCGGACGGGCGCTGGACGCCGTCGCCGTCCCGCACAAGCTCTACCGCCGCTGGGACCCGACCGCGGACCGCACGACCCAGGACCGTTCGACCCCGGACGGGTCGCCCGCGGATCGTACGACCCTGGAACGGACGCGAGGCACCGGCGGCCCGATGCCTTAG
- a CDS encoding rhomboid family intramembrane serine protease has translation MASESSYRVKAAALLILLWVGLLWVLEAVDQATGNALDTFGIEPRRADELLDVIPASFMHFGFDHLMANTLPLLVLGFMAALRGTGRFLAVALTIIVVSGLGVWVTAPEHSNTAGASGLVFGLFGYLVVRGFVDRRITDVALGGVVAVLYGSILWGVLPTSAGISWQGHLFGLIGGVLAAFMTSSTRGAIGAGRPPAWH, from the coding sequence ATGGCGAGCGAATCAAGCTACAGGGTGAAGGCCGCGGCCCTGCTCATCCTGCTCTGGGTCGGGCTCCTGTGGGTGCTGGAGGCGGTGGACCAGGCCACGGGGAACGCGCTGGACACCTTCGGGATAGAGCCACGGCGCGCCGACGAGCTGCTGGACGTGATCCCGGCGTCCTTCATGCACTTCGGCTTCGACCATCTGATGGCGAACACGCTGCCGCTGCTGGTGCTGGGCTTCATGGCGGCGCTGCGCGGCACCGGCCGGTTCCTGGCGGTGGCGCTGACGATCATCGTCGTGAGCGGGCTGGGCGTGTGGGTGACCGCTCCGGAGCACAGCAACACGGCGGGCGCGTCGGGGCTGGTATTCGGGCTGTTCGGTTATCTGGTGGTGCGCGGCTTCGTGGACCGGCGCATCACGGACGTGGCGCTGGGCGGGGTTGTCGCCGTGCTGTACGGCTCGATCCTCTGGGGCGTGCTGCCCACCTCGGCCGGGATCTCCTGGCAGGGGCACCTCTTCGGGCTGATAGGCGGCGTGCTGGCGGCCTTCATGACCTCCAGCACGCGCGGCGCGATAGGCGCCGGACGGCCGCCGGCCTGGCACTGA
- the mqnP gene encoding menaquinone biosynthesis prenyltransferase MqnP, with product MSTAEGVPVPGPTRPETGRVRAFLRLVMIEHSVFALPFAYIAALVAMFHDDSTVHWRQLLLVTVAMVTLRTFAMAANRIIDREIDARNPRTAGRELVTGAVTVRTAWTGALVSVVIFLTSCALLNPLCLALSPLAVIPMVVYPYGKRFTDFPHAILGLAQAIGPTGAWIAVTGAWSWDAVALGLAIGIWIGGFDLIYACQDVATDRAQGVRSFPARFGIAASLYTARGCHAVTVALLALFGSLTGAGLLYWLGLLIVVGAFVYEHSVVRPTDLSRLNRAFFTVNGIIGIVLFVFALLDLVVRGLTG from the coding sequence GTGAGCACCGCTGAGGGCGTGCCGGTGCCCGGTCCCACACGGCCCGAGACCGGCAGAGTACGGGCCTTCCTGCGGCTCGTGATGATCGAACACTCCGTGTTCGCGCTGCCGTTCGCGTACATCGCCGCGCTCGTCGCGATGTTCCACGACGACTCCACCGTCCACTGGCGGCAGCTCCTCCTCGTCACCGTCGCGATGGTGACGCTGCGCACCTTCGCCATGGCCGCGAACCGGATCATCGACCGCGAGATCGACGCCCGCAATCCGCGCACGGCGGGACGTGAACTGGTCACCGGCGCCGTGACCGTACGGACGGCCTGGACCGGCGCGCTCGTCTCCGTCGTGATCTTCCTGACCTCGTGCGCCCTGCTGAACCCCCTCTGCCTCGCGCTCTCCCCTCTCGCGGTCATCCCGATGGTCGTGTATCCGTACGGCAAGCGGTTCACGGACTTCCCGCACGCCATCCTGGGTCTCGCCCAGGCCATCGGGCCGACCGGCGCCTGGATCGCCGTGACCGGAGCCTGGTCCTGGGACGCGGTCGCCCTCGGCCTGGCCATCGGCATCTGGATCGGCGGCTTCGACCTGATCTACGCCTGCCAGGACGTGGCCACGGACCGGGCCCAGGGCGTCCGCTCCTTCCCCGCGCGGTTCGGGATCGCCGCCTCGCTGTACACCGCGCGCGGCTGCCACGCCGTGACGGTGGCGCTGCTGGCGCTGTTCGGGTCGCTGACCGGGGCCGGGCTGCTCTACTGGCTGGGCCTGCTGATCGTGGTCGGGGCGTTCGTCTACGAGCACTCCGTCGTCCGGCCGACGGACCTGTCCCGGCTCAACCGCGCCTTCTTCACGGTGAACGGGATCATCGGCATCGTGCTCTTCGTCTTCGCCCTGCTCGACCTGGTGGTCCGCGGCCTCACGGGGTGA